Proteins encoded by one window of Cellvibrio sp. KY-GH-1:
- a CDS encoding TIGR00645 family protein, with protein sequence MNDKSTGFANNFFPRLIFSSRWLQLPLYLGLIVAQCAYVYLFLHELWILVTGVSKLGEQQIMLIVLGLIDVVMISNLLVMVIVGGYETFVSRLRLDGHPDQPEWLSHVNATVLKVKLAMAIIGISSIHLLKTFIEAGNIGMEGAKFTKEGVMWQTIIHMAFIASAIGIAYTDLLMQKVSASAKAAHH encoded by the coding sequence ATGAACGATAAATCTACTGGTTTTGCAAATAACTTTTTCCCCAGGCTGATTTTCAGCTCGCGCTGGCTGCAATTGCCTTTGTATTTGGGGTTGATTGTTGCTCAATGCGCATACGTATATTTGTTTCTACATGAGCTGTGGATATTGGTTACTGGCGTCTCCAAGTTGGGCGAGCAGCAAATTATGTTGATCGTGTTGGGCTTGATTGACGTGGTGATGATTTCCAACCTGCTGGTGATGGTAATTGTCGGCGGCTATGAAACGTTTGTATCGCGTTTGCGACTAGACGGACATCCTGATCAACCCGAATGGCTCAGTCATGTGAATGCCACTGTGTTGAAAGTAAAACTGGCGATGGCAATTATCGGGATTTCGTCAATCCATTTGTTAAAAACATTTATCGAAGCGGGCAATATTGGAATGGAAGGCGCCAAATTTACGAAGGAAGGTGTGATGTGGCAAACCATTATCCATATGGCTTTTATCGCCTCCGCTATTGGTATTGCTTACACCGATCTGTTAATGCAAAAAGTCAGCGCCAGCGCTAAAGCAGCGCATCATTAA